One Entelurus aequoreus isolate RoL-2023_Sb linkage group LG09, RoL_Eaeq_v1.1, whole genome shotgun sequence genomic window carries:
- the nphp1 gene encoding nephrocystin-1 isoform X2, translated as MPLPKRKGPLQQAHRDVDDIKGKLDSLLKDVQSKAETKEESFRSCQELQISAEKTFKNLTKLTKADELAPVGNYEQRKLEEEGRLQNILEQIDDLSQNLSPPGPSTEPPGGNELNDKDSEKSLEDSEEVDSDEDVEDKSGQDESPAPEPSPPSELCIYTALSDFKGDQEGDLSVQKGEKLNIIRKTSDGWWVAENSKGDRGVVPRTYLKIGSGISDDNKEHDDDEEEEEEEEGEEEEDGEEEPEENEGVDSEELDDEENDVPRSSWSMFRKALTEIDATDVLSAMGAIPSGFRSSTLSKLLVEEGAKYRGSRHMLPQLSQSQLSFKDLFLEPDTGKVRSRHIKTCVCFTLWSCKRIPTPGVGVQVLSRHMRLCAYDGTQVLSNIHTVRASYNPKHPKTWTFSPRTAGVLPTLLDGDCFLRCNSDNCDLGLLFELGVTFIRNSTGERGDLSCGWAFLKLRDAAGNPIPNRTYELLVNGGTPYEKDVRVEGSLAKGSPSSVFQQILQARRQPLLIVKFKSPSSHIKRKLNLLPDTLLYCLSCVQLLVMQRQLLADALLVDRPTMQNADLICSPVLSTFSTLVDQPDLLDAVRIAWMDTEGKMSRAQKRDTAAVKQEFFKVYMASAYFILHSPSLPTHRWADPASEEQRSRFILSTLEAIKQASGQSGTQGAFADSAAQEQLAFDVSEMTFDLLQATR; from the exons ATGCCGCTGCCAAAACGAAAAGGACCCCTGCAGCAGGCCCACCGAGATGTGGACGACATTAAAGGGAAG TTGGACAGTCTGCTGAAAGATGTTCAAAGTAAAGCTGAAACCAAAGAAGAGTCCTTTCGGAG CTGTCAAGAGCTCCAAATATCAGCAGAGAAAACATTCAAGAATCTAACAAAACTGACCAAG GCTGACGAGCTTGCTCCAGTGGGGAACTACGAGCAGAGGAAACTGGAGGAGGAAGGACGACTGCAGAACATCCTGGAGCAGATAGACGACCTCTCTCAGAATCTGTCGCCACCAGGACCCAGCACTGAACCACCAGGAGG TAACGAGTTAAATGATAAAGATAGCGAGAAAAGCCTGGAGGACAGCGAAGAGGTTGACAGCGATGAAGATGTTGAAGACAAAAGCGGCCAGGACGAGAGTCCAGCTCCCGAACCGTCCCCTCCGTCAGAGCTTTGCATCTACACGGCGCTCAGTGATTTTAAAGGGGACCAGGAAGGAGATTTGTCTGTTCAG AAGGGGGAAAAACTGAATATCATCCGGAAGACGAGTGATGGTTGGTGGGTAGCCGAGAACTCGAAAGGCGACAGAGGAGTGGTGCCGAGAACCTACCTGAAG ATTGGTTCTGGTATCAGCGACGACAACAAGGAGCACGACgacgacgaagaagaagaagaggaggaggaaggagaagaagaagaggacgGAGAAGAGGAGCCTGAAGAGAATGAGGGAGTTGATTCAGAAGAGCTGGACGACGAAGAGAA CGATGTTCCACGGTCCAGCTGGTCCATGTTCAGAAAAGCCCTGACTGAG ATTGATGCTACAGATGTGCTCTCCGCCATGGGCGCCATACCTTCTGGGTTCAGATCATCCACTCTAAGTAAGCTGCTGGTGGAGGAAG GTGCCAAATACAGAGGGAGTCGTCATATGCTGCCTCAGCTCAGCCAATCACAGCTCTCATTCAAAGATCTATTCTTGGAGCCCGACACCGGCAAG GTCCGCTCGAGACACATCAAGACGTGCGTTTGTTTCACTCTGTGGAGCTGCAAGCGGATCCCCACGCCCGGAGTCGGAGTCCAGGTCCTCAGCAGACACATGCGCCTCTGCGCCTATGACGGAACCCAG GTGCTGAGCAACATCCACACAGTGCGGGCCAGCTACAACCCCAAGCACCCTAAGACCTGGACTTTCTCACCGCGG ACGGCAGGCGTTCTGCCCACCCTGCTTGACGGAGACTGCTTCCTGCGCTGCAACTCAGACAACTGCGACCTCGGCCTCCTCTTCGAACTCGGAGTCACCTTCATACGCAAC TCTACGGGGGAGCGGGGCGACCTGAGCTGTGGATGGGCTTTCCTCAAACTGAGAGACGCTGCTGGAAATCCAATACCTAACAG gacGTATGAGCTTCTGGTGAACGGTGGTACTCCTTATGAGAAGGATGTGAGGGTGGAAGGCTCGCTGGCTAAAGGAT CGCCATCAAGTGTTTTCCAGCAGATACTGCAGGCCAGACGCCAGCCCTTACTCATCGTCAAGTTCAAGTCGCCAAGCAGCCACATCAAAAGGAAACTCAA TCTCCTCCCGGACACGCTGCTGTACTGTCTGAGCTGCGTTCAACTGTTGGTGATGCAAAGGCAGCTGCTGGCCGACGCCCTGCTGGTGGACCGGCCCACCATGCAGAACGCAG ATTTAATCTGCAGTCCTGTGCTGTCCACTTTCTCCACGCTTGTGGACCAACCTGACCTGCTGGATGCTGTCAGG ATTGCTTGGATGGATACAGAAGGCAAAATGAGTCGAGCACAGAAG CGAGACACGGCCGCTGTGAAACAGGAGTTCTTCAAAGTCTACATGGCGTCGGCGTACTTCATCCTCCACTCACCCTCTCTGCCGACCCACCGCTGGGCTGATCCCGCCTCGGAGGAGCAGCGATCCCGCTTCATATTATCCACGCTGGAAGCGATCAAGCAAGCCAGCGGCCAGTCGGGGACCCAAGGGGCTTTTGCCGACTCCGCGGCGCAGGAGCAGCTGGCTTTTGATGTGTCAGAGATGACCTTCGACCTCCTGCAAGCCACACGGTAG
- the nphp1 gene encoding nephrocystin-1 isoform X1, producing MPLPKRKGPLQQAHRDVDDIKGKLDSLLKDVQSKAETKEESFRSCQELQISAEKTFKNLTKLTKADELAPVGNYEQRKLEEEGRLQNILEQIDDLSQNLSPPGPSTEPPGGNELNDKDSEKSLEDSEEVDSDEDVEDKSGQDESPAPEPSPPSELCIYTALSDFKGDQEGDLSVQKGEKLNIIRKTSDGWWVAENSKGDRGVVPRTYLKIGSGISDDNKEHDDDEEEEEEEEGEEEEDGEEEPEENEGVDSEELDDEENDVPRSSWSMFRKALTEIDATDVLSAMGAIPSGFRSSTLSKLLVEEGAKYRGSRHMLPQLSQSQLSFKDLFLEPDTGKVRSRHIKTCVCFTLWSCKRIPTPGVGVQVLSRHMRLCAYDGTQVLSNIHTVRASYNPKHPKTWTFSPRKSGLLRRFIRGKPPMCLSQTAGVLPTLLDGDCFLRCNSDNCDLGLLFELGVTFIRNSTGERGDLSCGWAFLKLRDAAGNPIPNRTYELLVNGGTPYEKDVRVEGSLAKGSPSSVFQQILQARRQPLLIVKFKSPSSHIKRKLNLLPDTLLYCLSCVQLLVMQRQLLADALLVDRPTMQNADLICSPVLSTFSTLVDQPDLLDAVRIAWMDTEGKMSRAQKRDTAAVKQEFFKVYMASAYFILHSPSLPTHRWADPASEEQRSRFILSTLEAIKQASGQSGTQGAFADSAAQEQLAFDVSEMTFDLLQATR from the exons ATGCCGCTGCCAAAACGAAAAGGACCCCTGCAGCAGGCCCACCGAGATGTGGACGACATTAAAGGGAAG TTGGACAGTCTGCTGAAAGATGTTCAAAGTAAAGCTGAAACCAAAGAAGAGTCCTTTCGGAG CTGTCAAGAGCTCCAAATATCAGCAGAGAAAACATTCAAGAATCTAACAAAACTGACCAAG GCTGACGAGCTTGCTCCAGTGGGGAACTACGAGCAGAGGAAACTGGAGGAGGAAGGACGACTGCAGAACATCCTGGAGCAGATAGACGACCTCTCTCAGAATCTGTCGCCACCAGGACCCAGCACTGAACCACCAGGAGG TAACGAGTTAAATGATAAAGATAGCGAGAAAAGCCTGGAGGACAGCGAAGAGGTTGACAGCGATGAAGATGTTGAAGACAAAAGCGGCCAGGACGAGAGTCCAGCTCCCGAACCGTCCCCTCCGTCAGAGCTTTGCATCTACACGGCGCTCAGTGATTTTAAAGGGGACCAGGAAGGAGATTTGTCTGTTCAG AAGGGGGAAAAACTGAATATCATCCGGAAGACGAGTGATGGTTGGTGGGTAGCCGAGAACTCGAAAGGCGACAGAGGAGTGGTGCCGAGAACCTACCTGAAG ATTGGTTCTGGTATCAGCGACGACAACAAGGAGCACGACgacgacgaagaagaagaagaggaggaggaaggagaagaagaagaggacgGAGAAGAGGAGCCTGAAGAGAATGAGGGAGTTGATTCAGAAGAGCTGGACGACGAAGAGAA CGATGTTCCACGGTCCAGCTGGTCCATGTTCAGAAAAGCCCTGACTGAG ATTGATGCTACAGATGTGCTCTCCGCCATGGGCGCCATACCTTCTGGGTTCAGATCATCCACTCTAAGTAAGCTGCTGGTGGAGGAAG GTGCCAAATACAGAGGGAGTCGTCATATGCTGCCTCAGCTCAGCCAATCACAGCTCTCATTCAAAGATCTATTCTTGGAGCCCGACACCGGCAAG GTCCGCTCGAGACACATCAAGACGTGCGTTTGTTTCACTCTGTGGAGCTGCAAGCGGATCCCCACGCCCGGAGTCGGAGTCCAGGTCCTCAGCAGACACATGCGCCTCTGCGCCTATGACGGAACCCAG GTGCTGAGCAACATCCACACAGTGCGGGCCAGCTACAACCCCAAGCACCCTAAGACCTGGACTTTCTCACCGCGG AAGTCAGGGCTTCTCCGTAGATTCATACGAGGCAAACCCCCAATGTGTTTGTCCCAGACGGCAGGCGTTCTGCCCACCCTGCTTGACGGAGACTGCTTCCTGCGCTGCAACTCAGACAACTGCGACCTCGGCCTCCTCTTCGAACTCGGAGTCACCTTCATACGCAAC TCTACGGGGGAGCGGGGCGACCTGAGCTGTGGATGGGCTTTCCTCAAACTGAGAGACGCTGCTGGAAATCCAATACCTAACAG gacGTATGAGCTTCTGGTGAACGGTGGTACTCCTTATGAGAAGGATGTGAGGGTGGAAGGCTCGCTGGCTAAAGGAT CGCCATCAAGTGTTTTCCAGCAGATACTGCAGGCCAGACGCCAGCCCTTACTCATCGTCAAGTTCAAGTCGCCAAGCAGCCACATCAAAAGGAAACTCAA TCTCCTCCCGGACACGCTGCTGTACTGTCTGAGCTGCGTTCAACTGTTGGTGATGCAAAGGCAGCTGCTGGCCGACGCCCTGCTGGTGGACCGGCCCACCATGCAGAACGCAG ATTTAATCTGCAGTCCTGTGCTGTCCACTTTCTCCACGCTTGTGGACCAACCTGACCTGCTGGATGCTGTCAGG ATTGCTTGGATGGATACAGAAGGCAAAATGAGTCGAGCACAGAAG CGAGACACGGCCGCTGTGAAACAGGAGTTCTTCAAAGTCTACATGGCGTCGGCGTACTTCATCCTCCACTCACCCTCTCTGCCGACCCACCGCTGGGCTGATCCCGCCTCGGAGGAGCAGCGATCCCGCTTCATATTATCCACGCTGGAAGCGATCAAGCAAGCCAGCGGCCAGTCGGGGACCCAAGGGGCTTTTGCCGACTCCGCGGCGCAGGAGCAGCTGGCTTTTGATGTGTCAGAGATGACCTTCGACCTCCTGCAAGCCACACGGTAG